Proteins encoded within one genomic window of Amorphoplanes friuliensis DSM 7358:
- the rsmH gene encoding 16S rRNA (cytosine(1402)-N(4))-methyltransferase RsmH, which translates to MGVDMGELRGTHVPVLLERCLELLAPALVLPGAVHVDFTLGLGGHAEAVLERYPDVVLIGLDRDTEALAHSRHRLARFGDRVHFVHAVYDELPDVLAGLRLPAFHSGLFDLGVSSLQLDEPDRGFAYSRDAPLDMRMDQSRGITAEEVVNGYEPGELVRILRVYGEEKFATRVVSAIVKQRSKSRIVSSSALADLVRDAIPAAARRTGGNPAKRTFQALRIEVNAELAAVESAVPAALDLLAPKGRLVVMSYQSLEDRIVKRALTARARSTGPIDLPVELPGTGPSVRLLTRGSEPPSEAEVAENPRAASVKLRAAEKIDK; encoded by the coding sequence ATGGGGGTCGACATGGGGGAGCTTCGCGGCACACACGTGCCGGTGCTGCTCGAGCGCTGCCTCGAGCTGCTCGCCCCCGCCCTGGTCCTGCCGGGCGCGGTGCACGTCGACTTCACGCTGGGCCTGGGCGGGCACGCCGAGGCCGTGCTGGAGCGGTACCCGGACGTGGTCCTCATCGGACTCGACCGGGACACCGAGGCTCTCGCGCACTCCCGGCACCGGCTGGCCCGTTTCGGCGATCGGGTGCACTTCGTGCACGCGGTCTACGACGAGCTGCCGGACGTGCTGGCCGGCCTCCGTCTTCCGGCGTTCCACAGTGGGCTCTTCGATCTCGGCGTGTCCTCGCTGCAGCTCGACGAACCCGACCGGGGTTTTGCCTATTCGCGGGACGCACCGCTCGACATGCGGATGGACCAGTCGCGGGGGATCACCGCGGAGGAGGTCGTCAACGGCTACGAGCCGGGCGAGCTCGTCCGCATCCTGCGGGTGTACGGCGAGGAGAAGTTCGCGACGCGGGTCGTCTCGGCGATCGTCAAGCAGAGATCCAAGTCACGGATCGTCTCGTCGTCGGCGCTCGCGGACCTGGTCAGGGACGCGATCCCGGCCGCCGCGCGGCGAACGGGTGGAAATCCCGCGAAAAGAACGTTTCAGGCGTTACGTATTGAGGTAAATGCGGAGCTCGCCGCAGTCGAGTCCGCCGTACCGGCGGCATTGGACTTGTTGGCCCCGAAAGGGCGCCTTGTGGTGATGTCGTATCAATCACTGGAGGACCGGATCGTGAAGCGCGCCCTCACCGCGAGGGCACGCAGCACCGGGCCGATCGACCTGCCGGTCGAGCTGCCCGGGACCGGACCTTCGGTGCGACTGCTGACCCGCGGGTCGGAGCCGCCCAGCGAGGCGGAAGTGGCGGAGAACCCGCGAGCGGCTTCGGTGAAGCTGCGCGCGGCGGAAAAGATCGACAAGTAG
- a CDS encoding UDP-N-acetylmuramoyl-L-alanyl-D-glutamate--2,6-diaminopimelate ligase, translating into MSGIPRPRSVRPTRLADLAALIGARLTGADAEVTGVTHASNEVRPGDLYAALPGANRHGAEFVAGAVEAGALAVLTDAAGHDAAVAAGLPVLVAEDPREVLGVAASRIYGDPTERLTVIGLTGTAGKTSTAYLVESGLQAAGLTTGLIGTVETRLGDLVVQSVRTTPEATDLHAILASALERGVTAVVMEVSSHALVMGRVGGVRFTVGGYTNFGLDHLDFHADADDYFAAKARLFDGRCRFEVLNADEPALAPLHKPATITYSAAGDRDATWSAGDIAGDAFGQRFTAYGPAGPVAAGVALPGRHNVANALLALASLVAAGIDPQVAADGIAACKGVPGRLERVDSPGDVFGVVDYAHKPDAIVAALAALRELATARGGHLVCVIGAGGDRDRGKRPLMGAAAARGADLVVVTDDNPRTEDPAGIRAAVRQGAEQAGAAAKIIEVEGRRAAIDEAVRLAGTGDVVAVLGKGHERGQEVNGQVLPFDDRVELTAALAARPGGAA; encoded by the coding sequence GTGTCCGGCATTCCCCGTCCCAGAAGCGTCCGGCCTACCCGGCTGGCCGACCTCGCGGCCCTCATCGGTGCTCGTCTGACCGGTGCGGACGCCGAGGTCACCGGCGTGACGCACGCCAGCAACGAGGTCCGCCCCGGCGACCTCTACGCCGCGCTGCCGGGTGCCAACCGGCACGGCGCCGAGTTCGTCGCGGGTGCGGTCGAGGCCGGGGCGCTCGCCGTCCTGACCGACGCCGCCGGTCACGACGCGGCGGTCGCGGCCGGTCTGCCGGTCCTCGTCGCCGAGGATCCCCGCGAGGTGCTCGGCGTGGCCGCCTCCCGGATCTACGGCGATCCCACCGAGCGGCTCACGGTCATCGGTCTCACCGGTACGGCCGGGAAGACGTCCACGGCGTACCTGGTCGAGTCCGGGCTGCAGGCCGCCGGGCTGACCACGGGCCTGATCGGCACCGTCGAGACCCGCCTCGGTGACCTGGTCGTGCAGAGCGTGCGCACCACACCCGAGGCCACCGACCTGCACGCGATCCTGGCGTCCGCCCTCGAGCGGGGTGTCACGGCGGTCGTGATGGAGGTGTCCAGCCACGCGCTGGTCATGGGCCGGGTCGGCGGTGTCCGGTTCACGGTCGGCGGCTACACCAACTTCGGGCTGGACCACCTCGACTTCCACGCCGACGCCGACGACTACTTCGCCGCCAAGGCCCGCCTCTTCGACGGCCGCTGCCGCTTCGAGGTGCTCAACGCCGACGAGCCGGCCCTCGCGCCGCTGCACAAGCCGGCCACGATCACCTACTCCGCGGCCGGTGACCGGGACGCGACCTGGTCCGCCGGTGACATCGCCGGGGATGCGTTCGGTCAGCGCTTCACCGCGTACGGGCCTGCGGGGCCGGTGGCGGCCGGAGTGGCGCTGCCCGGCCGGCACAACGTCGCGAACGCGCTGCTGGCCCTCGCGTCGCTGGTCGCCGCCGGGATCGACCCGCAGGTCGCCGCCGACGGCATCGCGGCCTGCAAGGGTGTGCCCGGCCGGCTCGAACGTGTCGACTCGCCCGGCGACGTGTTCGGTGTCGTCGACTACGCGCACAAGCCCGACGCGATCGTCGCCGCCCTGGCCGCCCTGCGGGAGCTGGCCACGGCCCGCGGAGGTCACCTGGTCTGTGTCATCGGCGCCGGTGGCGACCGTGACCGCGGCAAGCGCCCGCTGATGGGTGCGGCCGCCGCCCGCGGCGCCGACCTGGTCGTGGTCACCGACGACAACCCGCGCACCGAGGACCCGGCCGGCATCCGCGCGGCCGTCCGGCAGGGCGCCGAGCAGGCCGGTGCCGCGGCGAAGATCATCGAGGTGGAGGGCCGCCGGGCCGCCATCGACGAGGCGGTGCGCCTGGCCGGCACCGGGGACGTGGTGGCGGTGCTGGGCAAGGGACACGAGCGGGGCCAGGAGGTGAACGGCCAGGTGCTGCCGTTCGACGACCGGGTCGAGCTGACCGCCGCACTGGCCGCGCGCCCGGGTGGTGCCGCTTGA
- the mraZ gene encoding division/cell wall cluster transcriptional repressor MraZ, producing MFLGTHTPRLDDKGRLILPAKFRDELAGGVVITKGQERCLYVFPMPEFQRIAGQLREAPVTNKAARAYSRVFFASAHDEIPDKQGRVTIPGHLREYAALDRELVVIGASTRVEIWDKQSWEQYLSASEDEFADIEEGVLPGGL from the coding sequence ATGTTTCTCGGCACTCACACCCCGCGCCTCGACGACAAGGGCCGGCTGATCCTCCCGGCGAAGTTCCGTGACGAACTGGCGGGAGGTGTCGTGATCACCAAGGGGCAGGAACGTTGCCTTTACGTCTTCCCGATGCCCGAGTTCCAGCGCATCGCGGGGCAGCTCCGTGAGGCACCGGTCACGAACAAGGCCGCCCGGGCCTACAGCCGGGTGTTCTTCGCCAGCGCGCACGACGAGATCCCCGACAAGCAGGGCCGGGTCACCATCCCGGGCCACTTGCGGGAGTACGCGGCGCTGGATCGTGAGCTCGTCGTGATCGGCGCGAGCACGCGGGTGGAGATCTGGGACAAGCAGTCCTGGGAGCAGTACCTCTCGGCGAGCGAGGACGAGTTCGCCGACATCGAGGAGGGGGTGCTGCCCGGCGGACTGTGA
- a CDS encoding peptidoglycan D,D-transpeptidase FtsI family protein — MSPRSDETPRRGQEPRRGASRDLPSAEGSGRDDDRARGFGGIGDARAYTPRGRTVREGDQRTRSPRTGRNTDPFRPALQVLDGGRPARDRRREAEEEPPPPQRRGRDKQDREPRARNSRGVTAPAPQDDDEWDDAPRRGGRTTAGAARSRSTANPRRGAAATRTEASARIARERKVAVPAGPRRTPVARPGRPAPPARPVSRRPAPAVPAEPPKLANSTRRLRLGTVLALALFVTIGVRLVVLQVVETPASAHSLLEQRKSRLTDVTLPAPRGSILDRSGAVLAHSVEARYIYADPELVNDAPGTAAKLSPLLGIAPSRLMQLMAKKKRPGGGASRFEYLARGVDIAVADRIAGMNLAGISSDRDERRDVPGADLAANLIGFTGEDHSGLEGLEARYDDLLRGTDGKRVFERGNPDVQKGMLAKEIPGGYSSFQPAKPGSSIQLTIERDLQYEVQGILSRQMEKVDATIGAAVVIDTHTGEVLAQASYPAYNAAKPFDFKPTEREDVASSVIADPGSTHKAFTIGAALQEGVITPDSTVTVGPGLILGGEPFSDTHRFPAGTKLTIPGVLAYSSNIGTIRIAQKLGKEKLYEYQRRFGLGQATNEGMPGEATGRLLAPDEWSGSAWGSVPIGMSVDATLIQMAAGYAAIANDGVYIQPRLIQATISGKDGKVIPTPAPETHEVLSPEVAAQLRTMMESVVDAKGGTGARAAVDGYRISGKTGTGKMLVEGRYTKHNAGSFIGMAPADNPRFVIGVFADVADGTGGDVAAPAFSQMMASALRHFKVPPSGTEPQTFKLKQ; from the coding sequence GTGTCGCCGCGTTCCGACGAGACGCCGCGCCGGGGCCAGGAGCCCCGGCGCGGCGCTTCGCGTGACCTGCCATCGGCGGAAGGCTCCGGACGCGACGACGACCGGGCCCGTGGTTTCGGCGGCATCGGCGACGCGCGGGCGTACACCCCGCGGGGCCGGACCGTGCGCGAGGGGGACCAGCGCACACGGTCGCCGCGTACCGGCCGCAACACCGACCCGTTCCGTCCGGCGCTGCAGGTGCTCGACGGTGGACGGCCCGCCCGTGACCGGCGGCGCGAGGCCGAGGAGGAGCCACCGCCCCCGCAGCGCCGTGGGCGTGACAAGCAGGACCGCGAGCCCAGGGCCCGTAACAGCCGGGGCGTGACCGCTCCAGCCCCGCAGGACGACGACGAGTGGGACGACGCGCCGCGGCGGGGCGGCCGCACCACCGCCGGTGCCGCCCGCTCGCGCTCGACCGCGAACCCGCGCAGGGGCGCGGCTGCCACCCGTACCGAAGCGAGTGCCCGGATCGCCCGCGAGCGGAAGGTCGCGGTCCCGGCGGGACCACGACGGACGCCGGTCGCGCGCCCCGGCCGGCCCGCACCGCCGGCCCGGCCCGTCTCGCGACGGCCCGCACCCGCGGTCCCGGCCGAGCCGCCGAAGCTCGCCAACAGCACACGCCGGCTGCGGCTGGGCACCGTGCTGGCGCTCGCGCTGTTCGTGACGATCGGGGTACGCCTCGTCGTGCTCCAGGTCGTCGAGACGCCCGCGTCGGCGCACAGCCTGCTCGAGCAGCGCAAGAGCCGCCTCACCGACGTCACCCTGCCCGCACCGCGCGGCAGCATCCTGGACCGTTCGGGCGCGGTGCTGGCGCACAGCGTCGAGGCGCGGTACATCTACGCCGACCCGGAGCTGGTCAACGACGCCCCCGGCACGGCGGCGAAGCTGTCGCCGCTGCTCGGCATCGCCCCGTCGCGGCTGATGCAGCTGATGGCGAAGAAGAAGCGTCCCGGTGGCGGCGCCTCCCGCTTCGAGTACCTGGCCCGGGGTGTCGACATCGCCGTGGCCGACCGGATCGCCGGGATGAACCTGGCCGGCATCAGCTCCGACCGTGACGAACGCCGCGACGTGCCCGGTGCCGACCTGGCCGCGAACCTCATCGGCTTCACCGGCGAGGACCACTCCGGCCTGGAAGGTCTCGAGGCCCGGTACGACGACCTGCTGCGCGGTACCGACGGCAAGCGGGTGTTCGAGCGCGGCAACCCGGACGTCCAGAAGGGCATGCTCGCCAAGGAGATCCCGGGCGGTTACAGCTCCTTCCAGCCCGCGAAGCCCGGCTCGTCGATCCAGCTGACCATCGAGCGCGACCTCCAGTACGAGGTGCAGGGCATCCTGAGCCGCCAGATGGAGAAGGTCGACGCCACCATCGGCGCCGCCGTGGTCATCGACACGCACACCGGTGAGGTGCTCGCGCAGGCCAGCTATCCGGCGTACAACGCGGCGAAGCCGTTCGACTTCAAGCCGACCGAGCGTGAGGACGTCGCCAGCAGCGTCATCGCCGACCCGGGCTCGACGCACAAGGCGTTCACCATCGGCGCCGCCCTGCAGGAGGGTGTCATCACCCCGGACTCGACCGTGACGGTCGGCCCCGGGCTGATCCTCGGCGGGGAGCCGTTCTCCGACACCCACAGGTTCCCGGCCGGCACCAAGCTGACCATTCCGGGTGTGCTCGCCTACTCGTCGAACATCGGCACGATCCGCATCGCGCAGAAGCTCGGCAAGGAGAAGCTGTACGAGTACCAGCGCCGGTTCGGCCTGGGCCAGGCGACCAACGAGGGCATGCCGGGTGAGGCCACGGGACGGCTGCTCGCCCCGGACGAGTGGAGCGGCTCGGCGTGGGGCTCGGTGCCGATCGGCATGAGCGTCGACGCCACGCTGATCCAGATGGCGGCGGGGTACGCGGCCATCGCCAACGACGGCGTCTACATCCAGCCCCGGCTGATCCAGGCCACGATCTCGGGCAAGGACGGCAAGGTCATCCCGACGCCGGCCCCCGAGACCCACGAGGTGCTCAGCCCCGAGGTCGCGGCCCAGCTGCGGACCATGATGGAGTCGGTCGTCGACGCCAAGGGCGGTACGGGCGCCCGCGCCGCCGTCGACGGGTACCGCATCTCCGGCAAGACCGGCACCGGCAAGATGCTGGTCGAGGGCCGTTACACCAAGCACAACGCCGGCTCGTTCATCGGCATGGCGCCGGCCGACAACCCCCGTTTTGTGATCGGGGTCTTCGCCGACGTGGCCGACGGCACCGGCGGCGACGTGGCCGCGCCCGCCTTCAGCCAGATGATGGCGTCCGCTCTGCGGCACTTCAAGGTGCCGCCGTCGGGCACGGAACCGCAGACCTTCAAGCTGAAGCAGTAG
- a CDS encoding Mur ligase family protein, whose protein sequence is MPLRAKVATSVSRTAAALSRAAGRGDGSVIGGWIGLKIDPDLLRNLAAGRAIALVSGTNGKTTTTRFTAAALGVLGPVATNSFGANMPTGHTSALAKAGATPFAVLEVDEHYLARVIDETTPRVVALLNLSRDQLDRAKEVAMMAQMWRTALAAHPDIHVVANADDPMVVWAAINTANVVWFSAGQRWHDDSFVCPECGSPIERANGEWWCTGCPLRRPQAQWTVEDEGVLDPKGDWHLVKLQLPGQVNLGNAATALAVAAEFGVRPIEAVPRLAGVASVAGRYAQVERDGRNIRLLLAKNPASWLEAFDMAEVAPTLLSINARDPDGFDTSWLYDVDFSPLRGRQVLITGDRAYDLAVRLEVNDVAFRHVTTFDEAVRASPPGRLEVIANYTAFQDIRAELDRVN, encoded by the coding sequence TTGCCCCTACGGGCCAAGGTCGCGACCTCCGTGTCGCGAACCGCTGCGGCGCTCTCTCGGGCCGCGGGACGCGGTGACGGCTCGGTGATCGGCGGGTGGATCGGTCTCAAGATCGATCCTGACCTGCTCAGGAACCTCGCCGCCGGCCGTGCGATCGCGCTCGTGTCGGGCACCAACGGCAAGACCACCACGACCCGGTTCACCGCCGCCGCCCTCGGCGTCCTCGGCCCGGTCGCCACCAACTCCTTCGGCGCCAACATGCCCACCGGGCACACCTCGGCGCTGGCCAAGGCCGGTGCCACCCCGTTCGCGGTCCTCGAGGTCGACGAGCACTACCTCGCCCGGGTGATCGACGAGACCACCCCGCGTGTGGTCGCCTTGCTCAACCTGTCCCGCGACCAGCTCGACCGGGCGAAGGAGGTGGCGATGATGGCGCAGATGTGGCGCACCGCCCTCGCCGCCCACCCCGACATCCACGTCGTCGCGAACGCGGACGACCCGATGGTCGTCTGGGCCGCGATCAACACCGCCAATGTCGTCTGGTTCAGCGCCGGTCAGCGCTGGCACGACGACTCCTTCGTCTGCCCCGAGTGCGGCTCCCCCATCGAGCGCGCCAACGGCGAATGGTGGTGCACCGGCTGCCCGCTGCGCCGCCCCCAGGCCCAGTGGACCGTCGAGGACGAGGGTGTCCTCGACCCCAAGGGCGACTGGCACCTGGTCAAGCTCCAGCTCCCCGGACAGGTGAACCTCGGCAACGCCGCCACCGCGCTGGCCGTCGCCGCCGAGTTCGGCGTCCGGCCCATAGAGGCCGTCCCCCGCCTGGCCGGTGTCGCCTCGGTGGCCGGCCGGTACGCCCAGGTCGAGCGCGACGGCCGCAACATCCGGCTGCTGCTGGCCAAGAACCCCGCCAGCTGGCTCGAGGCCTTCGACATGGCCGAGGTGGCTCCGACACTGCTCTCCATCAACGCCCGGGACCCCGACGGCTTCGACACGTCGTGGCTCTACGACGTCGACTTCTCCCCTCTGCGCGGGCGGCAGGTCCTGATCACCGGTGACCGGGCCTACGACCTCGCCGTACGACTGGAAGTGAACGATGTGGCCTTCCGCCACGTGACTACCTTCGACGAGGCAGTGCGGGCGAGCCCGCCGGGACGCCTCGAAGTGATCGCGAACTACACGGCGTTCCAGGACATCCGAGCGGAGTTGGACCGTGTCAACTGA
- a CDS encoding type 1 glutamine amidotransferase, with amino-acid sequence MSTESTLRIVWIYPDLLSTYGDRGNMLILGRRAAQRGIPVETYEVRSDQAMPTTADIYLIGGGEDGPQALAAQRLIADGGLHRAVHQGAAVLAVCAGYQLFGRSFFAKGAQCAGLDLMDLYSDRGETRAVGEVRGDIDPRLGLPPLTGFENHGGRTHLGPGVAPLARVTAGIGNDSQTEGAWHGKILGTYAHGPALARNPAIADLLLRWAIGADSLQPLDDTWADRLRGERLAAAGAA; translated from the coding sequence GTGTCAACTGAGAGCACCCTCCGGATCGTCTGGATCTACCCGGACCTGCTTTCCACGTACGGCGACCGCGGCAACATGCTGATCCTCGGCCGCCGCGCCGCCCAGCGGGGCATCCCGGTGGAGACGTACGAGGTCCGCTCGGACCAGGCCATGCCCACCACCGCCGACATCTACCTGATCGGTGGCGGTGAGGACGGCCCGCAGGCGCTCGCAGCCCAGCGCCTGATCGCCGACGGCGGCCTCCACCGCGCCGTCCACCAGGGCGCGGCCGTGCTGGCCGTCTGCGCGGGTTACCAACTCTTCGGTCGCTCGTTCTTCGCCAAGGGAGCCCAGTGCGCCGGGCTCGACCTGATGGACCTGTACTCCGACCGGGGCGAGACCCGCGCGGTCGGCGAAGTTCGCGGCGACATCGATCCGCGGCTAGGGTTGCCCCCGTTGACCGGTTTCGAGAACCACGGCGGCCGCACCCACCTGGGCCCCGGCGTAGCCCCCCTGGCCCGCGTCACAGCAGGCATCGGCAACGACAGCCAGACCGAGGGCGCCTGGCACGGCAAGATCCTCGGCACGTACGCCCACGGCCCCGCTCTCGCTCGCAACCCAGCTATAGCCGATCTGCTACTGCGTTGGGCGATCGGCGCGGATAGTCTTCAACCGCTCGACGACACCTGGGCCGACCGGCTCCGAGGCGAGCGACTCGCCGCAGCCGGCGCCGCATGA
- a CDS encoding TVP38/TMEM64 family protein translates to MTLACGALLGPATGAVTALAAAIIAAVATYYAGRWAGRGALGSRAGGKLERLDGWLNRRGLSAVLLVRFLPLAPFGLIGYAYGTTSVCRKRYLLGTTLASVPSAVSYAVIGAAVTSPGSMNPLTLAPAAIGIGLTTTIVLRWRLAARRNAAALATA, encoded by the coding sequence ATCACCCTGGCCTGCGGCGCCCTCCTCGGCCCCGCCACCGGCGCAGTCACCGCCCTGGCCGCAGCCATCATCGCCGCAGTCGCCACCTACTACGCAGGCCGCTGGGCCGGCCGCGGCGCCCTCGGCTCCCGCGCGGGCGGCAAGCTCGAGCGCCTCGACGGCTGGCTCAACCGCCGCGGCCTGTCAGCGGTGCTGCTGGTCCGCTTCCTGCCGCTCGCACCGTTCGGCCTGATCGGCTACGCCTACGGCACGACCTCGGTCTGCCGCAAGCGCTACCTCCTCGGCACCACCCTCGCTTCGGTCCCGTCCGCGGTTTCGTACGCCGTGATCGGCGCGGCGGTGACGTCGCCGGGCTCGATGAACCCGCTGACGCTGGCCCCGGCCGCGATCGGCATCGGCCTCACGACGACGATCGTCCTGCGCTGGCGCCTCGCGGCCCGTCGCAACGCCGCCGCTCTCGCCACTGCCTGA
- a CDS encoding C40 family peptidase has product MPGTGTIALSLGACLCAGQLIGTPAASAAPVVTAAAAAPAVKPKITNSATRSVAWGKKVSVTAKVIDPKTGKVVTRGSVRLQAKRDGKWRTWVTKKLSSKGTVKLTAEPHITGYFRTQYTGATNIRWATSGAIKITVKSSGAKVLAQAKKHKGALYKFGASGPKRFDCSGYTQYVYKKTTGKKLPHKANSQQKYGKAVAKSKKKIGDLIVVRSGSYGTHAGIYAGNGYMWDSPHSGARVGKHKIWSKNYVVRRLVAA; this is encoded by the coding sequence ATGCCCGGAACCGGAACCATCGCACTGTCCCTGGGTGCGTGCCTCTGCGCCGGCCAGCTGATCGGTACGCCGGCGGCATCCGCCGCTCCCGTCGTCACGGCGGCAGCCGCGGCGCCGGCGGTCAAGCCGAAGATCACCAACTCCGCGACCCGCTCCGTCGCGTGGGGCAAGAAGGTCAGCGTCACCGCCAAGGTGATCGACCCGAAGACCGGCAAGGTCGTCACCCGCGGTTCGGTACGCCTCCAGGCCAAGCGAGACGGCAAGTGGCGCACCTGGGTGACGAAGAAGCTGTCCTCGAAGGGGACGGTGAAGCTCACCGCGGAGCCGCACATCACCGGCTACTTCCGCACGCAGTACACCGGGGCCACGAACATCCGCTGGGCGACCAGCGGGGCCATCAAGATCACGGTGAAGAGCAGCGGGGCGAAGGTTCTCGCCCAGGCGAAGAAGCACAAGGGCGCGCTGTACAAGTTCGGTGCCTCGGGCCCCAAGCGCTTCGACTGCTCGGGCTACACCCAGTACGTCTACAAGAAGACGACGGGTAAGAAGCTCCCGCACAAGGCGAACTCGCAGCAGAAGTACGGCAAGGCGGTCGCCAAGAGCAAGAAGAAGATCGGCGACCTGATCGTCGTCCGGTCGGGTTCCTACGGCACCCACGCCGGCATCTACGCCGGCAACGGGTACATGTGGGACTCGCCGCACTCGGGCGCCCGGGTCGGCAAGCACAAGATCTGGAGCAAGAACTACGTCGTGCGCCGCCTCGTCGCCGCGTGA
- the aroA gene encoding 3-phosphoshikimate 1-carboxyvinyltransferase gives MPELPQVLPITPLTAPLDTSVRPPGSKSITNRALLCAALAPGTSTLTGVLFADDTLAMLGAISALGATVAADPEAATVTVTGVDPRLGTTDAAVDARYSGTTSRFILPAAALRPGRTVVDGSEQLRSRPFGPVLSALRDVGASVSSDSFLPATVQGPLRGGPVRVSGHISSQFLSGLLMAGPLMTDGLDVELTSALVSVPYVEMTKAVMAAFGVPVEGLTVTPGSYRPTDYAIEPDASAASYFLGAAAVTGGRVTIDGLGTGSLQGDVGFADVLEQMGAQVSRTSDSLTVRISGPLRGVDVDMSDISDTAQTLAAVAVYASSPTRVRGIGFIRRKETDRLAAVVTELRRAGIDATEDEDGFTIRPGAPRPTRIATYDDHRMAMSMSLLGLRSPGIEIADPGCVAKTYPAYFTDLAALS, from the coding sequence GTGCCCGAACTCCCGCAAGTCCTGCCCATCACCCCGCTGACCGCACCCCTGGACACCTCGGTACGCCCGCCCGGCTCGAAGAGCATCACCAACCGCGCGCTCCTCTGCGCCGCCCTGGCCCCGGGCACGTCGACGCTGACCGGCGTCCTCTTCGCCGACGACACCCTGGCGATGCTCGGCGCGATCTCGGCGCTCGGCGCAACCGTCGCCGCCGACCCGGAAGCCGCGACCGTCACGGTGACAGGCGTGGACCCGCGACTCGGCACCACGGACGCTGCGGTCGACGCCCGGTACTCCGGCACCACATCCCGCTTCATCCTCCCGGCCGCGGCCCTGCGCCCCGGCCGTACGGTGGTCGACGGGTCTGAGCAGCTCCGATCCCGGCCGTTCGGGCCCGTGCTGTCCGCGCTCCGCGACGTCGGCGCCTCCGTCTCCAGCGACTCGTTCCTGCCCGCCACCGTCCAAGGCCCGCTGCGCGGCGGCCCGGTACGCGTCAGCGGCCACATCTCCAGCCAGTTCCTGTCCGGCCTCCTCATGGCCGGCCCGCTGATGACCGACGGCCTCGACGTCGAACTGACCTCGGCGCTGGTGTCGGTGCCCTACGTCGAGATGACCAAGGCGGTGATGGCGGCCTTTGGCGTACCGGTGGAAGGTCTGACCGTGACCCCGGGCTCCTACCGCCCGACCGACTACGCCATCGAACCCGACGCGAGCGCCGCGTCCTACTTTTTGGGCGCGGCCGCAGTCACCGGCGGCCGCGTGACGATCGACGGCCTTGGCACTGGCAGCCTGCAGGGTGACGTCGGCTTCGCGGACGTCCTCGAACAGATGGGGGCCCAGGTCTCCCGCACCTCGGACTCGCTGACCGTCCGTATCAGCGGCCCTTTGCGCGGCGTCGACGTCGACATGTCTGATATTTCGGACACGGCGCAGACGTTGGCGGCGGTCGCGGTGTACGCGAGCTCGCCGACGCGGGTCCGCGGGATCGGCTTCATCCGCCGTAAGGAAACCGACCGCCTCGCCGCCGTGGTGACCGAGCTGCGCCGGGCCGGCATCGACGCTACCGAGGATGAGGACGGCTTCACCATTCGGCCCGGGGCGCCGCGGCCTACGCGGATCGCCACGTATGACGATCATCGGATGGCTATGAGCATGTCGCTGCTCGGGCTGCGGTCGCCGGGGATCGAGATCGCGGACCCGGGCTGCGTCGCCAAGACCTACCCCGCGTACTTCACCGACCTCGCCGCCCTCTCCTGA